A stretch of Vespa velutina chromosome 8, iVesVel2.1, whole genome shotgun sequence DNA encodes these proteins:
- the LOC124950916 gene encoding uncharacterized protein LOC124950916, giving the protein MDKVTFPKVFKLDEAREVAVEVTHSYSGIYSRIYLNALCADAHRNGFTLSQRGEDDLLEMDQRPPTQDAYLRTRLLEDRFAVDSLERRSFRCDTYTYISRYMQGPCTSLRRTIPL; this is encoded by the exons GTTGGACGAAGCTAGGGAGGTCGCAGTCGAGGTTACCCATTCGTATAGCGGTATATACTCGCGTATATACTTGAATGCACTGTGCGCAGATGCCCATCGTAACGGCTTTACTCTCTCGCAAAGAGGAGAGGACGATCTTCTAGAGATGGATCAACGACCTCCGACACAGGATGCCTATCTACGGACGCGGCTTCTCGAGGATCGATTCGCCGTTGACTCGCTCGAGCGGAGATCATTCCGTTGCGATACctacacatatat TTCCCGGTACATGCAGGGTCCGTGCACGTCCCTACGTCGCACGATTCCGTTATAG